DNA from Corynebacterium aurimucosum ATCC 700975:
CGGGAAGGCTCGTGGACTAAGGCACCGGGGTGGAGGTGATCGTGGCCGGTGCAGACGAGGAGTTCGTCGAAGGGCGAGCCATCGACGATGAACCCGCCGTCAGCGGCAGACACCGAACGTACACGCTGGGGTAGGTGTCGAATGCGCACGTGCTGCGGGGCGCGGTACAGGGCAGCAGCCCACGTATCGGCCAGGAATTGCCCCACCTGCGCGCGCGGAGGGAAGGCATCGGTGGTGGATTCCCCGCGGCGGGTACACCAAGCGTTGAAGCTATCGTGTGCGGTGGTGACGATGGCGCAATTGACGTTAAGGCGCCACTGCGGCGGCTGCTGCGGGCGATACACCGCGCCGGCGCCAGCGGGGTAGGGATCAAAGACGGTGATATCCACGGGGACGCGGGCGCGCTCGATGAGCTCTTCTACGGCCCACAGCCCGCGTGGGCCGCCGCCGATGATGGCGATGCGGCGGGAAGGTTCCTGCGGGCTCACTCTGAATCCCCTTCGACGCGCGCGGCGAGCTCGGCAGGAGAAATATCGAAGTGCTCGCAGACCCAGGAATCGTTGTAGATGGTATCGAGGTAAGGCTGGCCACCGTCGTGGAGTACGGCCACGACCTCCGCACCGGCCGGAAGGGTAGGCGCGAGACGCTGGAATGCCGCGATGACCGCGCCGCCGGAGGCCCCAGGCAGAAGGCCTTCGGCCTGAGCGAGGCGACGGGCTGCCACAATGGCATCCAGATCAGGCACACGCTCTACTGAGGACGGCGAGAATTTGGTGGATAGATCGGTGACAATGCCAGCACCATAGCCTGGCAGTATGCGGGTGCCGCGCTGGCCCCCAAACAGCACGGAGCCTTCGGCATCGACACCGATGGTTTCCGTATCAGCGCCAAGCTCAGTGAGCTTGCGCACGCAGCCGCCGAGAGTGCCGGTGGTGCTCATAGCGACGAGCAAGTGGGTGGGCGCCTGTCCGAGCTGGTCCATGATTTCCGTCATCGTGCCTTCGGCGTGGGCGTAAAAGGCGGCCTCGTTGGAGTACTGGTTGAGATTGAAAGAATCGGGGATCTCTTCTAGAAGCTCGGCCACGCGGGTGCGGCGGGCGGTGAGCCAATCGCCGGTTTCCGGGTCCGGGTGATCCAGTAATTCTACGCGGGCGCCGTAGGCCCGCATCGTGGCCACGGTGGAGGAATTGACGCGCGGATCGACCACGCAGTGGAATTTCATACCCGCAAGTGAGGTCTGGCGGGCCAGCGCCATGCCAAGGTTGCCCGAGGAAGACTCCACCAGGGTGCATCCGGGGCCTATGTCGCCGGCGTCAAGCGCGGCTTGGATGAGTGCGCGTGCGGTGCGCTCCTTGGCGGATCCGCCCACGTTGAATTGCTCTAGCTTGAGGTAGAGATGCACATCCGGTCGGGGGCAAATGGCCTCCACGCGCATCAGCGGGGTATGGCCAATAGGTGGTTGGGCCTGAGAATGAATCCGTGGGCTGATCATTAGCCCCATGGTAGACCTCTGTCTGTAGCTTTTCTCGCCCGCTTAGTCTTTGATCTCCGCATAGGCATCGAGGGCAGTTTGGCGCGATTCCTTGTTAACGGCGTCAAGGCCTCCGCTCGCTTGCGAGCGGAGGCCCTTTCCCGTTTCTAGTGCTGGATTTGTGCAGGGGAATGACACTTTTCTCACTGACAGGCAATTGGCAGGTTGATGGTATGGCATTACAAGGAACGTGCCGCATACTAATCCTTGTGCGTTTGAGAGAGGCGCATGAGAGATAGAGAGAACACCCTGAGTCTTGCAGGGCGGGCGGCGTGAGAAACCGCCTGATAAACAAGACCCCTTACAACGCGGGTTCCGGATTTAACTGGGACCCGCGTTGTGCTGTGTGCGCCCAAGCCAGGTGCTCCCTGCCTTGGATTCGGGACATGGGCTTAAGCGGGGATGCATCAGGCCTGGGGCAAAACGCGGGCGCTGGATGTAGATGGTTCTAGTCATAAGGTTTTCTTGGGGGCAAACAAACCATCTGGGGGAGTGAAGATGGTTCGTTTGGGGGCAAGTGAACCTTCTGACTGAAACCTCTTGACAGGAACCTTCTGACGGGAACCATGTGGAAGCGTACCGAGACCCACTGCCGGTTAAAGTATTAGATGCGTGCGAAGGAACTAAGGTCGCGGCTTGCCTTTCATCCAGTACACGGACCAGATGACGTCTTCGCGCGGCACGCACCAGTCATGCACGGCTATCGAGCGCACTGCTTTGGCCAGGTCCCCTTCGCCGGATACCCACACCGAATCAGGCGCTGTATCCGCGGAGAAACGGGAACCAAGAAGCTGAACGGCGCGTGCGCTGTGTTCCTCGTGCGGGGCAGTGACCATGGTGAGCGAGTGAACCTTGCTACGCCACTTCTTTTCAAAGCCGTCTTCAATCTCGGCGTCATCCGCAATCATGGCAACGACGTCGACGCCGCTCAAGGTTTCCGGTGAGAAGGCTTCGTAGTGCTCCAGGATGTGCCATAGCGCTGGGAGAGCGGAGGCGTCCGCCAGTAATAGCTGTGACTTCTTAGGGGCCTGCCACCGTGCTTGCCCGGTATAGATTCCGGCGGTGTCTCCGGGTTGGGCCTTGAGGATCCACCGCGAGCCCGGGCCATTATCGCCATGGGTCACCACATCGACATCGATGGTGCAGGTTTTATGGTTGAGCCTGCGAATTGTGTACCACCGCAATGCCGGGCGTATGTCGTCGGGCACTCCAGTGACGGCGGCGCGCACATTGGCATCCTCAACTGGGAAGGGCGAAAACTCCTGCCCGTCCTGGGGCATGAGGAGGCCAAAATACTCATCAGGCCCGGCTAGGGGGTAGGAGCCGAAGGCAGGCGAGTGAAAAGTAAGGCGGTGCAGCCGCGGCTTGAGGCGGGTATTCCCCGTGAGGGTGACGGGTAATAAGCGGTGGTGCGTCAAGGGAATTGTTCCTAGGTATGAGGGAAATTTGAATCCATCATAGAGTAGAGGCTAGGCTAGCCTCAAATAAATTAGGAGTGCGAATGCTTATGTGCTCGCCCCCGTCGAAGGAAAGGTTTATTCCATGTTTGCTATCCACCGGCGCGTGAAAGCTGTGGTCGCGATTGTCTCGGCGGCAGCGATTGCTCTGACGGGGTGCTCGCGCGGAAGCGGCGAGGACAACGCGGGTGCGGGCAGCGCTGAGGAGGTGCGGGTTGCCAGCCTGGGGCTGGGTGACGCCGATACCGTGCTGGCGCTCGGAATCACTCCGGTTGCCGTGGCGCCGTGGGGTTCGCAAGGCGACGGCGATGGCTCAGGCGTTGGCCCATGGGCGAAGGAGCTTTTGGGAGATGCGAAGCCCGAGGTCATCTATAACACCGCTTCCGGTTTCACGGCCGAGGTTCTTGAACAGGTCACGGCCTCGGATCCCACGCAGATCATCGCCGTGAACCAGGCAGTGGACCAGGAGGCAAAGAAATCCCTCGAGGATATCGCCCCGCTGACCGTGAAGCCAGAAAGTTTCGAGGACTGGCAGATCCCCTGGGAGGAGCAAGTCAAGACCATCGCCGCTGCCGTGGATAAGGAAGAGGAGGGGGAGAAGCTTATTGACCAATCGGAGGAGGCCTTTGAGCAGTTCAGGGACTCCCACCCGGAGCTGCAGGGCAAGCGAGCAGCCATCGTCATGCCCTATGACGGGAAGCTAGGCCTCTACACAGCAGACGACGGCCGCGGCCAGTTCATTGAGAACCTGGGCTTTGAGATCCCGCAGGAACTGCAGGGCGATGGTTCCAGCTTCTTCGTGGACTACGCACCGGAAAACTACTCCCAACTCAACGACGTGGACTACCTGTTCGTCTTGGATTACAACGGTGCGGCCGATGAGCTGAAGAAGGATTCCACGTTCCAAGGCCTAGATGTGGTCAAGGATGGTCGTGTGCGCTACCTGGACACGGACACCGGTAATGCGATGAGCATGCCGAACCCGCTGACGATCCCGTGGGCCGTCGATAAGTTCGAAGAGAAGCTCTAAGTGCTCGCATTACCGAGGAAGGCTGAGGCTATCCACGGTGCTGCGGGTACACGCCACAGTGGTGAGGCAGCCGCATTGGATTCGAGGGGGAGAAGCCGCGCACTGCTCACCACGGCACTAGTGGTGTCGACCCTCCTCCTTCTGCTGTGCTCACTGGTGGTGGGCTCTAGGGCTATTCCGTTGCCTGATCTGTTTTCTGCGCTCCTCCGTGGAGGCGAAGCGGATATCGAGAATATCGTGTGGGATTTGCGTATCCCCCGCACGTTCGTGGCCTACTTCGCGGGAGCGGCCATCGCGGTATCGGGTGTTATCGCTCAGTCCTGGACTAGAAACCCCTTGGCCGATCCGGGCTTCATTGGTATTACTGCGGGAGCTTCGTTCCTGGTTGCCCTCGGGACGGCGCTAGGTGTCGCCACCTCTACCGGGATGCGGACCGCGCTCGCCCTCATCGGTGCCGGCATGGCCACAGCATTAGTGCTGGGTGTATCCCGGCGGTTCCAGGATCCCCTGACTCTGGTCCTAGTCGGCGCAGGAGTTGCTGCTGCCTTGAGTTCTGGCGCCATGCTGATCGGCCTGTACTCCACGGATGTCCTAGACAGCATGCGCCGGTGGACCATCGGCTCCACGTTTGGGCGCGGCCCAGAGGATGTCGCCATCGCAGGTGCCGGATTGCTCGTCGGGTTTATCATCGCCGCACGTGTGGCGCGCCCGCTCGATCTGCTGGCAATGGGGGAGGAATCCTCGGTTGCTCTAGGTGGTTCTCCCACGCTGGCGCGGCGCGGCGCTGCCTTGAGCATCGTTGTTCTAGCGGGATGCGCAACTGCAGCGACGGGGCCCATTGCCTTCGTCGGATTCGCCATCCCTCATCTGCTGCGCCGGTTCACGGGGCCAGAAGTTACCGCGATGATTGTCCCAGCCGCATTGCTCGGTGGTTGCTCCGTACTTGCTGCGGATATTCTCGGCCGCCTCATCGCGGGCCCCTCTGAGTTGGAGATGTCCATCGTCTTGGCCTTTGTGGGCGCACCATTTCTCATCTGGGCCGTACACCGTGGGGAGCACAAGCTATGAGTGGGCGGGTGAAGGGGGACGTCGTCAAGCAACTGCGTTCCCAGGAACGGCAGCGCCGGGCATGGATATGGGCGGCGACCTGCTTCTTTGTTCTGGTCGCAGCAAGCTCCTATGTTCTCCTGCTGGGCCAAGGACCCGTGGACTTGAGCCCGGGGCGAGTCCTAGAGATCCTCAACGGCGGCGGAAGCCGAAGCGAAATCCGCGTTGTCTGGGACCTGCGCATGCCGGTGGCGATAGCGACCCTCGTCGTGGGAGCCGCACTCGGCTTGGCGGGGTCGTGGACGCAATCCATGTCGCGCAATCCGCTGGCCTCGCCTGACATTCTTGGCGTGACTGGTGGCGCGTCCGTCATGGTGGTCCTCGGAACGGTATTCTCCCGGCCGTTGCTTGCCGACGGACTCTCCATGTTCTGGTGGCGGGCAGGGCTCGCGCTGCTGGGCGCGGTGCTAGCGGCCATCCTGCTGGTGGCGCTCGGGGGAATCGGCACGAGCAACCGCATCGTCATCGTCGGAATCGCGCTCTCCCTGCTGTTCCAAGCACTGGTGGCGTATCTCTTGCGCGCAGCCGAGCTCCTCCGCGCGGCGCAATCCCAGCTGTGGCTGGCGGGAACCACGGGTTTTGTGCGGATGGAGGTCATTGTTCCACTGCTCGTAGGGTTGACTCCTTTCGTGGTGCTTGGCCTGTGGTGTGCTCGGGAGCTGCCGCTCCTTGCACACGATGATCTCTCGGCCCTTTCCCTCGGGGTTAACATCACGCGAACACGCGCGCTGCTGCTGGTCGCAGCTACGGGCATCTGCGCCGTGACCGTATCCGTGGCCGGTCCCATTGGTTTCATCGCGCTTCTGGCCCCGCATGTGGGGCGCATCGTTGCCCGCACACCCACGCCTGTGCCGCTGGTTTCGTGTGCTGCTGGCGCTGCCTTGTTGAGCGCGTGCGCTGTCATTGCTGGAGCGTTGCCGATGGACGCTCCGGTGGGTGCCGTCTCCTCCATCATTGGAGGATGCGCCCTGGTCATCTTGGTGTGGAATGCCGCACGGCGGAGAGGATAAGAGCTAGTGAAAGACAGAGAAATTACGGCCACCGGTATTCATGCCGGCTATAAGGACGGGGAAGACATCCTGTCGGGTGTTGACTTGGTGGCACGCCCGGGCGAAATCACCACGCTTATCGGGCCTAATGGCTGCGGCAAATCCACGTTGTTGAAGACCTTGTCTAAGATTCTTCGCCCGCGGCAGGGGAGCGTGCACATCGGCGAGTTGGACGTGCACGCCATGAGCCCGAAGGAAGCAGCTGCCCACGTGGCGCTCCTTCCGCAGCAGCCGACGGCGCCGGATGGGCTGCGGGTGGGAGAGCTCGTCGCACGGGGCCGATACCCGCACCTGGGCCGCGGTCGGGGCCTATCCGCGAAGGACCGCGACATCATCGCGCAGGCCTGCGTGGAGACTGGCATTACGGACTTCATCGACTGTGACATCGCGGCGCTCTCGGGCGGCCAGCGCCAGCGGGTCTGGCTCGCGCTGGCCTTGGCGCAGGACACGCCAGTGCTGCTTCTTGACGAACCCACAACCTTCCTTGATCCGGCCCATGCCATCAGCGTTTTGCAGCTTGTGCGCAAGCAAGCCGATGCAGGGAAAACGGTCGTCGTCGTGTTGCACGATCTCATGCTGGCCGGGCAGTACTCCGACACCATGGTGGTCATGAATGGCGGCGAGGTCATCGCGCAGGGAACACCCCGCCAGGCGTTGCGGAAAGACGTGCTGGCAGCCGCCTATGGCATCGACGCTGAGATCTGGGACGACCCGCGCAGCGACGCCCCCGTCATCGTTCCGCGTGGGGTGCTCAGCGACTAACAACGCTAATCCAGGAACCCGAGTCGACAGCTCCCGCAGGAGCGATTTGGAGTTGTGGCAGGTCGGGTTGTAAAGTACCTAGCGAAGTTTGAACGGCCCGCTGCGGTCGAGTCAAAGTTCACCGAAGACCGTCGGTCATCCGGATACCCGGATCGAAGGTTCCTCATCCTAGAGGGCGGCCCACGCAGGAGACACTTTGCGAATGAGCGCGGATTTCCGCGCGCGCCCTGTGCTCTTGCACGGGGCTTTTGTTATTTCGGTTGTCCATCGGGCAAGCGGAGTAGGGAAGGCCCCGGCGGAAAACACAAGAGATGTTTCGAAAGGAGGCGAAGTAGAAAATGGCAAACCCGAAGAACACCGCAGACCTGGCGGCACTGAAGGAGAAGCTCGAGGGTGCAAACTCCATCGTGCTTACCGAGTACCGTGGCCTGACCGTGGGTCAGCTCCAGGAGCTGCGTAACAACCTCGGCTTTGACGTTGAGTACTCCGTCGCCAAGAACACCCTTTTCAAGATCGCTGCCAACGAAGCTGGCATCGAGGGTCTTGACGAGCACCTGACCGGCCCGACCGCTATTGCGTTCATCAAGGGTGAGGCAGTGGATGCTGCGAAGGTCATCACCAAGTTTGCTGATGACAACAAGGCACTCGTTATCAAGGGTGGCTACATGGACGGCAACGCTCTGTCTGCCGACCAGGTTGAGGCCATCGCCAAGCTGGACAACCGCGAGACCACCCTCGCAAAGCTGGCTGGCGCCATGAAGGGTTCTATGGCAAAGGCTGCCGCCGTATTCAACGCTCCTGCAACCAAGATGGTCCGCACCGCTGCGGCCCTGCAGGACAAGAAGGCTGCGGAAGCTTAAGACGCCAATTACAGGCGCACAACTTAAACACACACACTTATCTGGCGGCCTAGCGCGGCCAGGAACAATGAGAAAGGATGCCAATCATGGCTAAGCTCACCAAGGACGAGCTCATTGAAGCTTTCAAGGAAATGACCCTCATCGAGCTCTCCGAGTTCGTCAAGGAGTTCGAGGAGGTCTTCGACGTTGAGGCCGCTGCTCCGGTTGCTGCTGTTGCTGCTGGTGCCCCGGCTGCCGGCGGTGCCGCTGAGGAAGAGAAGACCGAGTTCGACGTCGTTCTGACCGACGCTGGCGCTAAGAAGATCGGCGTTATTAAGGCTGTCCGCGAGATCGTCTCCGGCCTGGGCCTGAAGGAAGCTAAGGAGCTCGTTGAGGGTGCTCCGAAGGCTATCCTCGAGGGTGCTTCCAAGGACGACGCTGAGGCTGCTAAGGCTAAGCTCGAAGAGGCTGGCGCTTCCGTCGAGCTCAAGTAATTCACCTGAATTACTCAGCTTTCCCGCGCAGCACACTCGCTGCGCACCAACAACCTCGTTCCGCTTTGCGCGGTGCGGGGTTGTTCCCGTTTTGTTGGGTCCGGCCCCGGATTCTAAGGATTGCGTGTCAGGTCTTGACACTAGGGTCAAAGGGAGACACTATTGGGGTGTGCAATTTCGGCGTAGAAGTCTCGAGCGGTTCCATCAGGATGGTGTGCCGCCGCGATATATTCCATCGGAATTGCGCTCGGTAGTGCGCCGCAAGTTACTTATGATTGGGCGGTCTGTAAATGTCACGGACCTTCGGATTCCACCAGCAAACCGGTTGGAGCGGCTCAAGGGTGACCTTGAGGGCTACTACTCAATTCGCGTCAACTCGCAGTGGCGCATCATATTCAAGTGGACACCCGAAGGAGCTGTTGACGTTGACTTTATCGACTACCACTGACGCGCATACTCATGTTGATGTTGTTCCCGTTCCGCATCCTGGAGAAGTCCTTCTCCTAGAATTCCTCAAACCCTGCGGTATCACCCAGTATCGCCTGGCCAACGACATTGGCACTACTCGTTCCCAAGTTTCCAAAATCACTCGCGGTGCGCTCGGTATCAGTGCCGATATGGCTTTGCGTTTGTCGGCCTACTTTGGGAATTCCGCGGAGTTCTGGCTCGGGCTCCAAGAGGAATACGATCTGTGGAAAGCTCGCCAGACTACGGATGTCAGCGCCATCGTCCCGTGGAATCACAAAGAAGAAGCCGACTCTCACTCATAGAAAAAGATAACTTGCGCTCAATGCGAGGTAAGGGTCGCCCCGCAGCGCCCCATAAATCTGAAACGCACCCTCCAGGGAAATGTGTTTTGAACAAACGAATCGGTAGGATAAGCCACCATGCTGCCCAAGTCCCGCATCTTCTCCGTCCTCCTGCTCGGCCTCGGCGTTGCGCTGATCGCGGCCGGCCTGACGGCGTCGAGCTTCTTGAGCTTTAGCCCGCGCCTACCGCTGGATATTGAGAACACCACGTGGACGATGCAGGATGAGAACGCCACCGCGCAGGCGCTGTCCGCGGAGGGTGTTACGCAGTACGAGGGGCCGAT
Protein-coding regions in this window:
- a CDS encoding FecCD family ABC transporter permease; amino-acid sequence: MSGRVKGDVVKQLRSQERQRRAWIWAATCFFVLVAASSYVLLLGQGPVDLSPGRVLEILNGGGSRSEIRVVWDLRMPVAIATLVVGAALGLAGSWTQSMSRNPLASPDILGVTGGASVMVVLGTVFSRPLLADGLSMFWWRAGLALLGAVLAAILLVALGGIGTSNRIVIVGIALSLLFQALVAYLLRAAELLRAAQSQLWLAGTTGFVRMEVIVPLLVGLTPFVVLGLWCARELPLLAHDDLSALSLGVNITRTRALLLVAATGICAVTVSVAGPIGFIALLAPHVGRIVARTPTPVPLVSCAAGAALLSACAVIAGALPMDAPVGAVSSIIGGCALVILVWNAARRRG
- a CDS encoding pyridoxal-phosphate dependent enzyme; its protein translation is MGLMISPRIHSQAQPPIGHTPLMRVEAICPRPDVHLYLKLEQFNVGGSAKERTARALIQAALDAGDIGPGCTLVESSSGNLGMALARQTSLAGMKFHCVVDPRVNSSTVATMRAYGARVELLDHPDPETGDWLTARRTRVAELLEEIPDSFNLNQYSNEAAFYAHAEGTMTEIMDQLGQAPTHLLVAMSTTGTLGGCVRKLTELGADTETIGVDAEGSVLFGGQRGTRILPGYGAGIVTDLSTKFSPSSVERVPDLDAIVAARRLAQAEGLLPGASGGAVIAAFQRLAPTLPAGAEVVAVLHDGGQPYLDTIYNDSWVCEHFDISPAELAARVEGDSE
- a CDS encoding ABC transporter substrate-binding protein, with product MFAIHRRVKAVVAIVSAAAIALTGCSRGSGEDNAGAGSAEEVRVASLGLGDADTVLALGITPVAVAPWGSQGDGDGSGVGPWAKELLGDAKPEVIYNTASGFTAEVLEQVTASDPTQIIAVNQAVDQEAKKSLEDIAPLTVKPESFEDWQIPWEEQVKTIAAAVDKEEEGEKLIDQSEEAFEQFRDSHPELQGKRAAIVMPYDGKLGLYTADDGRGQFIENLGFEIPQELQGDGSSFFVDYAPENYSQLNDVDYLFVLDYNGAADELKKDSTFQGLDVVKDGRVRYLDTDTGNAMSMPNPLTIPWAVDKFEEKL
- the rplJ gene encoding 50S ribosomal protein L10, with the protein product MANPKNTADLAALKEKLEGANSIVLTEYRGLTVGQLQELRNNLGFDVEYSVAKNTLFKIAANEAGIEGLDEHLTGPTAIAFIKGEAVDAAKVITKFADDNKALVIKGGYMDGNALSADQVEAIAKLDNRETTLAKLAGAMKGSMAKAAAVFNAPATKMVRTAAALQDKKAAEA
- a CDS encoding HigA family addiction module antitoxin, which gives rise to MTLSTTTDAHTHVDVVPVPHPGEVLLLEFLKPCGITQYRLANDIGTTRSQVSKITRGALGISADMALRLSAYFGNSAEFWLGLQEEYDLWKARQTTDVSAIVPWNHKEEADSHS
- a CDS encoding FecCD family ABC transporter permease, which encodes MVSTLLLLLCSLVVGSRAIPLPDLFSALLRGGEADIENIVWDLRIPRTFVAYFAGAAIAVSGVIAQSWTRNPLADPGFIGITAGASFLVALGTALGVATSTGMRTALALIGAGMATALVLGVSRRFQDPLTLVLVGAGVAAALSSGAMLIGLYSTDVLDSMRRWTIGSTFGRGPEDVAIAGAGLLVGFIIAARVARPLDLLAMGEESSVALGGSPTLARRGAALSIVVLAGCATAATGPIAFVGFAIPHLLRRFTGPEVTAMIVPAALLGGCSVLAADILGRLIAGPSELEMSIVLAFVGAPFLIWAVHRGEHKL
- a CDS encoding siderophore-interacting protein, giving the protein MTHHRLLPVTLTGNTRLKPRLHRLTFHSPAFGSYPLAGPDEYFGLLMPQDGQEFSPFPVEDANVRAAVTGVPDDIRPALRWYTIRRLNHKTCTIDVDVVTHGDNGPGSRWILKAQPGDTAGIYTGQARWQAPKKSQLLLADASALPALWHILEHYEAFSPETLSGVDVVAMIADDAEIEDGFEKKWRSKVHSLTMVTAPHEEHSARAVQLLGSRFSADTAPDSVWVSGEGDLAKAVRSIAVHDWCVPREDVIWSVYWMKGKPRP
- a CDS encoding ABC transporter ATP-binding protein produces the protein MKDREITATGIHAGYKDGEDILSGVDLVARPGEITTLIGPNGCGKSTLLKTLSKILRPRQGSVHIGELDVHAMSPKEAAAHVALLPQQPTAPDGLRVGELVARGRYPHLGRGRGLSAKDRDIIAQACVETGITDFIDCDIAALSGGQRQRVWLALALAQDTPVLLLDEPTTFLDPAHAISVLQLVRKQADAGKTVVVVLHDLMLAGQYSDTMVVMNGGEVIAQGTPRQALRKDVLAAAYGIDAEIWDDPRSDAPVIVPRGVLSD
- a CDS encoding type II toxin-antitoxin system RelE/ParE family toxin; the encoded protein is MPPRYIPSELRSVVRRKLLMIGRSVNVTDLRIPPANRLERLKGDLEGYYSIRVNSQWRIIFKWTPEGAVDVDFIDYH
- the rplL gene encoding 50S ribosomal protein L7/L12 is translated as MAKLTKDELIEAFKEMTLIELSEFVKEFEEVFDVEAAAPVAAVAAGAPAAGGAAEEEKTEFDVVLTDAGAKKIGVIKAVREIVSGLGLKEAKELVEGAPKAILEGASKDDAEAAKAKLEEAGASVELK